DNA from Actinomycetota bacterium:
ACAGAACATTTCGCGTGCGCAATTGCTCGCGTATGCGAAATGGCAGATTCGTTCTATTGCCTGCCAGCACGATTCCATTACTCCGGGCGGCTGGGGAACCACCTGGCAGTCGGCTCTCTGGGCCAGCACCGCTGGCCAGGCAGGTTGGCTGCTGTGGCCGTATCTGGGCAAGCAGGAGCGGGCCTATGTCGCTGCGATGGTCAAGTCAGAAGCCGATGCGGTGGCCGCTCGCGGACCGCATTACTACCGCGATCGCGATGGCAAGGAGCTCTCGGCCGGCAACTCTAAGTCAGATGAAGTCTCGTGGGATCTCACTGCTCCTGCGCTCGCCATGGCGATGGCACCCAATTCAAAGAGGGCAAATACGTGGAAGCGAGCCCTGGTCGGTTTCTCCATAGCAGCGTTCGCCCGACCAAGTGATCTCACCGACAACATCAAGGTCAATGGCATCAACATCTCGCAGGAACTGCCGGGTACCAATGCCAACGAAGATGGAACGATCACCAACCACAACATCATCAATCCGGATTACCAGCAGAATGTTCAGAACCTCTGGTGGAGTGCGAGCATGCTCCGCGTTGCCGGCTTGAGCGTGCCTGAAGCCGTGTTCTTGAACTCGGACATCATCTACCGATCGCTCGCCGTCGTGGATTTCCCCTCGCCGCCATATGCCACACCCGGCGGCATCGTCTACAAGCCGGGCGGTCAGATCTACTACCCCCAAGGCGTTTCTTGGGGAACTCGTCGCCCGGCGACTTTCACCGGAGTGGATTCCTTCGCCGCAATCTATTCAGCGGCCGATACTCATGCTGCTCACTACCTCGCTGATCACGCGCGCGACACCAGGGGCATGCAACAGCGCTACAACTCCGGACGCATCTATGCAACCGGCAATCTTGAAGATTCCTATGCGCTGGGCAAAGAGGAGTACGCACTGATGCAGACGGCCCTGGCCTGGTGGGCTGGGTCAGTGCCGAGCGGCCCGGGATTCAAATTGGACAAAAGCAAGATCAGTGGCGTCAATCTCAACCCCACAGGGGCGATCGCCTAACTCAGTGTGGCGATGAATGCCTGACAGTCGGCATAGCTTGGCAGCAGCCCAGCCTCAGCGGCTTCAGCAAGACTTGGTGCGGCCGAATCCTTTGGCGAAAGGACGGTCTGCTTGCCTTGGGGCCAAGGCAGGTCCAGTGCCGGGTCGAGAGGATTGATGCCGTGCTCGCGACCGGGCGCATATGGCTCCGAGCAGAGGTAGCCCACGGTGGCTGAGTCACTCAAGGCGCAAAATGCATGCCCGAGGCCTTCAGAGATGTAGAGGCTGGTGTGCACTTGGTCATCGAGTTCGATCGCATCCCATTGGCCAAAGGTCGGGGAGCCAACGCGAATGTCGATGACCACGTCAAGAATTCGGCCAGCAAAGCATTGGACGTATTTTGCTTGTCCTGGCGGAAGCTGCGCGAAATGCACCCCGCGAACAGTGCCTTGTTTGGAGACCGAGATGTTCATCTGCTGCAAATTCAACTCATGCCCGATGGTTTCCGCGAGCAGATTCTGCTTGAAGGATTCCAGGAACACTCCTCGATCATCGGGTCGCAGAAGTGGAGTGAAGGACCACACACCTTCAATACTGAGCGGGTTGGCCTGCACGCAGTGAGGTTATCGGACCCGCACCTTTCAAGGGATCCTTGGGAGCAAG
Protein-coding regions in this window:
- a CDS encoding dTDP-4-dehydrorhamnose 3,5-epimerase family protein, giving the protein MQANPLSIEGVWSFTPLLRPDDRGVFLESFKQNLLAETIGHELNLQQMNISVSKQGTVRGVHFAQLPPGQAKYVQCFAGRILDVVIDIRVGSPTFGQWDAIELDDQVHTSLYISEGLGHAFCALSDSATVGYLCSEPYAPGREHGINPLDPALDLPWPQGKQTVLSPKDSAAPSLAEAAEAGLLPSYADCQAFIATLS